In Pseudoduganella albidiflava, a single window of DNA contains:
- a CDS encoding ferritin-like domain-containing protein — MPPSPTPSSRSSSSDPSSSPELRAWALRCLLDTDPVAKTGEVARMAAAWAAGACALDAGAALADSPAIPGRPARPELVSPASVGRRSMATAEGRAMLIHALAHIEFNAVNLALDALWRFPGMPEQYYADWLRVANEEATHYRLLAAHLATLGHAYGDFPGHDSLWEMVHKTRGDITARMALVPRTLEARGLDAVPPMRAKLAQAGDLAAAEILDIILRDEVGHVEIGNRWYRWLCEGQGLEPYGTYDELVEKYRAPVLKGPFNLEARRRAGFTEEEMARFAALSGARTKE; from the coding sequence ATGCCGCCATCCCCCACGCCGTCATCCCGTTCTTCGTCATCTGACCCGTCGTCATCTCCCGAACTGCGCGCCTGGGCGCTGCGCTGCCTGCTCGACACCGACCCGGTCGCGAAAACTGGCGAAGTGGCCCGCATGGCGGCCGCGTGGGCCGCCGGCGCCTGCGCCCTCGACGCCGGCGCCGCGCTGGCCGATTCGCCGGCGATCCCGGGGCGGCCGGCACGGCCCGAGCTGGTCTCGCCGGCCAGCGTGGGCCGCCGCTCGATGGCCACCGCGGAAGGGCGCGCGATGCTGATCCACGCGCTGGCCCACATCGAATTCAATGCCGTCAACCTGGCGCTCGACGCGCTGTGGCGCTTCCCCGGCATGCCCGAGCAGTACTACGCCGACTGGCTGCGCGTGGCGAACGAGGAAGCCACTCACTACCGGCTGCTGGCTGCCCACCTGGCCACGCTGGGGCACGCGTACGGCGACTTCCCGGGCCACGACAGCCTGTGGGAAATGGTGCACAAGACGCGCGGCGACATCACGGCCAGGATGGCGCTGGTGCCGCGCACCCTGGAAGCGCGCGGGCTGGACGCGGTGCCGCCGATGCGCGCCAAGCTGGCGCAGGCGGGCGACCTGGCCGCGGCGGAAATCCTCGACATCATCCTGCGCGACGAGGTGGGCCACGTGGAGATCGGCAACCGCTGGTACCGCTGGCTGTGCGAAGGGCAGGGGCTGGAACCCTATGGCACCTACGACGAGCTGGTGGAGAAGTACCGGGCCCCGGTGCTGAAAGGCCCCTTCAACCTGGAGGCGCGGCGCCGGGCCGGCTTCACGGAGGAGGAGATGGCGCGTTTCGCGGCGCTGTCCGGCGCCCGGACGAAGGAATAG
- a CDS encoding PQQ-dependent sugar dehydrogenase — translation MTSRPIRPLSLAPSIAVVCATTTFAATLAATLAAPAALAQNTPLADPIPGTLPASAVSVAFRPLLAGLTAPVAGAVAPGEPNFLYIVDQVGKIVKAPVQGAVSKGSSALFLDVASRLVPLNERDERGLLGLAFHPDYAANGRFYLYTSEPALGTADFSTLPAGTAPAYHNVVSEWRVANPGSASPVVDPGSARVLMRIAKLQGNHNGGALAFGPDRMLYISLGDGGGGDDQGPGHAPEGNGQSLAPGNVLGKILRIDPLGSNAANGAYGIPADNPFVARDGADEIFAYGLRNPFRMAFDGEGRLWAGDVGQGAIEEVNIIVSGGNYGWRIKEGSFLFDANGSAPGFIHTASPGAPANLVDPLAEYDHSDGVGQPTLRRAVIGGYVYTGSSIPQLSGQYVFADYVGDDGTGKLMTLGVRNQVERLIAPKRDPLGMPVLGMAQDTAGELYVLGNATGTTRGNTGVVLRIAPQR, via the coding sequence ATGACCAGCAGACCGATTCGCCCGCTGTCCCTTGCACCTTCCATCGCCGTTGTTTGCGCTACCACGACCTTTGCCGCCACCCTCGCCGCCACCCTCGCCGCACCCGCCGCGCTGGCCCAGAACACCCCGCTCGCCGATCCGATACCAGGCACGCTGCCCGCCAGCGCCGTCAGCGTGGCGTTCCGTCCGCTGCTGGCGGGCCTGACGGCGCCCGTCGCCGGCGCGGTGGCACCGGGCGAACCGAACTTCCTGTATATCGTGGACCAGGTCGGCAAGATCGTGAAGGCGCCGGTGCAGGGCGCCGTGTCCAAGGGCTCGTCGGCCCTGTTCCTCGACGTCGCCAGCCGGCTCGTGCCGCTGAACGAGCGCGATGAACGTGGCTTGCTGGGGCTGGCCTTCCACCCGGATTACGCGGCCAATGGCCGCTTCTACCTGTATACGTCGGAGCCGGCGCTGGGCACGGCGGACTTTTCCACGCTGCCGGCCGGCACGGCGCCGGCCTACCATAACGTGGTGTCCGAATGGCGCGTGGCCAATCCGGGCAGCGCCAGCCCGGTCGTCGATCCGGGCAGCGCGCGCGTGCTGATGCGCATCGCCAAGCTGCAGGGCAACCATAACGGCGGCGCGCTGGCCTTCGGGCCCGACCGCATGCTCTACATCTCGCTCGGCGATGGCGGTGGCGGCGACGACCAGGGGCCCGGCCACGCGCCGGAAGGCAACGGCCAGAGCCTGGCGCCGGGCAATGTGCTGGGCAAGATCCTGCGCATCGATCCGCTGGGCAGCAATGCCGCCAACGGCGCCTACGGCATCCCGGCCGACAATCCGTTCGTGGCCCGCGACGGCGCAGACGAAATCTTCGCATATGGCTTGCGCAATCCGTTCCGCATGGCCTTCGATGGCGAAGGCCGGCTGTGGGCCGGCGACGTGGGGCAGGGCGCGATCGAGGAAGTCAACATCATCGTTTCCGGTGGCAACTACGGCTGGCGCATCAAGGAAGGCAGCTTCCTGTTCGACGCCAACGGCAGTGCCCCGGGCTTTATCCACACGGCCAGCCCCGGCGCCCCGGCCAACCTGGTCGATCCGCTGGCCGAATACGATCACTCCGACGGGGTCGGGCAACCGACGCTGCGCCGCGCGGTCATCGGCGGCTATGTCTACACGGGCTCCTCGATCCCGCAACTGAGCGGCCAGTACGTGTTCGCCGATTATGTCGGCGACGACGGCACGGGCAAGCTGATGACGCTCGGCGTGCGCAACCAGGTCGAGCGGCTGATCGCGCCGAAACGCGACCCGCTCGGCATGCCGGTGCTGGGCATGGCGCAGGATACCGCCGGCGAGCTGTACGTGCTGGGCAACGCCACCGGCACCACGCGGGGCAATACCGGCGTGGTGCTGCGCATCGCTCCCCAGCGCTGA